The DNA region TCCGAATCCGACATCCACGGTAGTCCACTCTATCAACACTAATCCAGTGGTAGACCTTTTCCTTTTGGCGGCTTCACTCATTTATCAATATTCAATGACTTAACATCATGCCTACAAGTACCAAGGCATTTTAATCCAACCTATAGGTTGCCCTTTCCATGACTTGAACTTGTGACGTGGTTCCTGCTTTGATACTAGTTGTTAAACACCCAACCATTGATCCAAAAGtcctaaaattattaaatactaatttaatttgattaagGCTTTTAACCAATGCACACTTAGTGACAATCCTCAATATATTGATTGCATGATCGGTGTTGTTCAATGGCTTCTTGCTGCTTAACACAGAATACGTATACATACTTCAGAATAAAGATGATTGTATGTGTTATATGCGTGAGTTGCATGCATGAATATCTCAAAGCTTGTTGCTCATGAAGCGTGTGATCAAGATGCAGGCATTCCATGAAAGTGATCACCTGAAACAACATTCGGCCTCCACTGTCTACCCAACCTTAAGAAGGCATTCGGATAACAATAGCTAGAAGGGGTCATCATCGAAAAAAGAGGATcttccatttctctctctctaaattctCCATTGTCTCTTAAGACTAACCCAAACACTCCAGAGCGATCGACGGGGGTGGGAGTTTCGGCTCCCCCCTCTTTCCTTCCCCCTCCGTTTCTCTTTAATTtctgttttcttatttttcattttcatttattttgtgtttttaggAAAATAAAGGGGAGTACCGACAAGGTTGCTTCCAGTCACCGATTGCCAACACGCTTCCCACTAAGATGTTGGCCAGCTGCCGATCTTCAAGACAGCTGAATGTGATGGGTGTCAAACAGAGGGGAGTGTAGCCCGCACGTGCGGGACGGAGTCTCAGATTGTACCAAAGCGTGGTTGTCATGCGCCACTTAGGAGCCACTTCCTGACTCAAAACCTAACTTTTCTGGGACCTAAGACTCCAGAAGATCATCGACCGACCGTCGACTCTCCTCTAAGAGTGGTTTTGCTCTGCACGCAccacttttttttgtttttgtccaTCTATTTCCGtatttttttctagttttgttCTGTTGTCCTTGTTTAAACCAAGCGGGGTGATGAGCTTTTTTGATCGGACACAACCTGGGGCTAGTGTTAGTGGAGTATGGCAGATGATGTTATGGCCGGTGGACGTTCGACTGACCTCTGCAATGGAGGTTGTGTGGTCCATATGCGAGCTGGGTACTCGTGCTGTTCTTAGGCTCCTGATGCTGACACCTGCAGTGGGTGTGTCATTGGGCTCATGCCAATACTTGTATTTCTAttgttttgttctttgtttTATAGTGTAGTTTTTATGTAgttttattagtaaaattttagGAATAGGCTTTAGGACTTAGTGTCCAAACCAATATTGTCTCATATTCCACCTCCTTAGGAGGATGGAGGGACTGGTCATTCTGTTTATACAGAGTGCTCTCTCTCTTCGGAGAggtttagaagttaagacaatgtccgtcataTGTTCGGGATGCTCCAGAATAGATGCGTAAGTTGGCTTATAATCTGAATTTTTcagtattgataagtcacatttataattttaatatgacGATTGAAtttcacattttaaaaaaataataataataaaataaaataaaatgatgcgGGCATTCCTGATAGGCAGCGAAGAGAAGCAAAGCCCCGGCCATATAATTGCAGCCCCGTTAGGACAATATCGTACCCCGAGAAATTCGCAAAAAATATGTCTCGTCCAAAGATTTGCAAATCCGGGAAAGTCGCGAGGTAAGTGTTTGATCAAGATGCTCGCATGTTTCCCGGTACAAATCATCCCGCTTATAACTCCATCAACAGAAGAGGAATTAAAGAGCTGCTTGGCATGATACtctatggatatatatatagcaatatatatttatcagcAGATATATAAGGGGAATTAGtctatacaaaaataatctaaaatttTAAGTAATTCTGTAATTAactattaattcttttatttttaataattaaattaattataagtactaattaatcatcttttattttatctcacaAAAGATAAAATTCTACTAATTATCTCACAGATTAATGCGCCCGCAATTAACACACGTAGGATTAATTTCCAGTACTTCCGAGAGAAAATTAACCTACAGATCATGTTAGACTTCGTTAAGGATTATAAGATTATTAGAACTGGGACAACAAATCCTCTACGTAACAACTTCTGACCTCTGCATGTCCGTCCTCcctttcttatatatattgatcatagCAATTGATAATTAATTCGTAAGTACTCAATCCTCTGTATTCGTATTTCGTAGAGATCAAGAACCTGTTGTGAGAGACCGCTAATCAGCAGCAGAAGCAGAAGATACTACAAGTTTAAGGGATTGAAATCCAAGGATTTCAACGCCATGGCCAACGAGCAGAATGTCGTCCTGAGCACGCTAGACAAAGCCAAGACTCAGCTATACCACTTCACCACAGTGGTTATCGCCGGCATGGGGTTCTTCACCGATTCCTACGATCTTTTCTGCATCTCCCTCGTCACGAAGCTACTCGGTCGCATATATTTTCACGTCGAGGGATCATCGAAGCCAGGTACTCTGCCGCCTAACGTCGCCGCCGCTGTTAATGGAGTCGCGTTCTGCGGAACCCTAGTCGGGCAGCTCTTTTTCGGTTGGCTTGGTGATAGGTTGGGTCGGAAGCGCGTCTATGGCATCACGCTCTTGCTTATGGTTGGGAGTTCCATTGGTTCTGGACTCTCGTTTGGGAGCTCCCCAAAGGCGGTGATGGCGACTCTGTGTTTTTTCAGGTACTGCCTAGGCCGGTTTGGTACGTGTCTGGTACTTGTCATTTTTCCTTGGTGTCAACACTTCTAACTTGTTTTTTCAGGTTTTGGTTGGGGTTTGGTATCGGCGGAGATTACCCGCTCTCTGCAACAATCATGGCTGAGTATTCGAACAAGAGAACTCGGGGGGCTTTCATTGCTGCAGTTTTCGCTATGCAAGGGTTTGGAATTCTCTGTGGTGGAACTGTGGCTATATTAGTTTCTACAATCTTTCGTGCTCTATTCCCGGCCCACGCTTACTCCGTCGATCCTACCGGATCCACTGTCCCTCAGGCAGACTATGTATGGCGGATCATTCTCATGTTCGGCGCAGTCCCGGCCGCTTTGACGTTCTATTGGCGCATGAAGATGCCGGAAACCCCTCGTTACACTGCCTTAGTTGCCAAGAATCACCAGAAAGCATGCCAAGATATGTCAAAAGTTTTGAACATTGAGATTCAAGCAGTGAAGGAGGTGAAAGAGGAGGATCAGAAGGTCGTGGTGGTTGATCAAAGAAGCAATTCTTTCGGGTTGTTCTCCTCAGAATTTCTTGCTCGCCATGGGCTGCACTTGTTGGGGACGACAACGACATGGTTCTTGGTGGACATTGCATATTATAGTCAGAATCTGTTCCAAAAGGACATTTTCAGTGCAGTTGGTTGGATCCCTCCTGCAAAAACCATGAGTGCCCTTGATGAGCTCTTCAAGATTGCAAGGGCTCAAACCTTGATTGCTCTCTGCGGCACTGTTCCTGGATACTGGGTCACAGTTGCACTCATCGACCATATCGGACGTTTTGCGATTCAGCTAATTGGGTTTTTCTTCATGTCAGTTTTCATGTTTGCCCTAGCCATTCCTTACCAGCACTGGACACAAAAGGCAAACCATATTGGCTTTGTGGTAATGTATGCGCTAACCTTCTTCTTCGCCAATTTTGGGCCAAATAGCACCACGTTCATCGTGCCCGCGGAGATCTTCCCTGCAAGGCTTCGATCAACTTGCCATGGTATTTCGGCTGCTTCAGGGAAAGCTGGTGCAATTGTGGGAGCTTTTGGGTTCTTATATGCGTCACAGAATCAGGACAAGTCGAAGGCTGACCCGGGGTACCCTGCCGGAATTGGAATGAGAAACTCTCTCCTTGTGCTCGCTTTTGTCAATGTGCTTGGGATATTCTTCACATTCTTGGTGCCGGAGTCGAAGGGAAAATCGCTGGAGGAAATGTCGAGGGAGGAAGAAGGAGGTCAAGAGCAACCCAACAATGTTTAAACAGCTTAAAACCATTCTTTTAATTCCTTGCAAAAAGCcttgattaattaatttgtcttttatttttgttatcaaTCATGagcaaatcataaaatatatagagcttgattttaatttatttgtcagtttgatttgattataaatttacaatctaGCTTAGCAGCTGTtcttatgatatttatatatgtaatttcGACTAAATTTTgccaaattaatataatttcgaGCTTTGATTAATACATCGATCGATCAGTACATGAAAATGATGAAATCCGACCTTACAGGAAAAGTTTGGAACTTGCTGCAGTttagaaatattaatttctttattttattttcttttaattttcttagaaAATTATAGTAtcgatttaattttaatttgctaTTGCGCATGCTTGTGAAAGAAATCTCGTTTTGATTTTCACTTACGATCAAACAGATCGAAGAAAATTGTTgtcaagtttatatatatatatatgctaattataaaactcaatataatataatttcctttatttcttGCTAATTAATTCCTAGAAGAAAAGAACTAACATTAATTACAGt from Carya illinoinensis cultivar Pawnee chromosome 6, C.illinoinensisPawnee_v1, whole genome shotgun sequence includes:
- the LOC122312570 gene encoding inorganic phosphate transporter 1-4-like, with amino-acid sequence MANEQNVVLSTLDKAKTQLYHFTTVVIAGMGFFTDSYDLFCISLVTKLLGRIYFHVEGSSKPGTLPPNVAAAVNGVAFCGTLVGQLFFGWLGDRLGRKRVYGITLLLMVGSSIGSGLSFGSSPKAVMATLCFFRFWLGFGIGGDYPLSATIMAEYSNKRTRGAFIAAVFAMQGFGILCGGTVAILVSTIFRALFPAHAYSVDPTGSTVPQADYVWRIILMFGAVPAALTFYWRMKMPETPRYTALVAKNHQKACQDMSKVLNIEIQAVKEVKEEDQKVVVVDQRSNSFGLFSSEFLARHGLHLLGTTTTWFLVDIAYYSQNLFQKDIFSAVGWIPPAKTMSALDELFKIARAQTLIALCGTVPGYWVTVALIDHIGRFAIQLIGFFFMSVFMFALAIPYQHWTQKANHIGFVVMYALTFFFANFGPNSTTFIVPAEIFPARLRSTCHGISAASGKAGAIVGAFGFLYASQNQDKSKADPGYPAGIGMRNSLLVLAFVNVLGIFFTFLVPESKGKSLEEMSREEEGGQEQPNNV